A section of the Oryza sativa Japonica Group chromosome 1, ASM3414082v1 genome encodes:
- the LOC107275876 gene encoding uncharacterized protein, whose product MTKISVEFCIISARGLGRRSTLLNPQWFSVAWIDPNSKYCTKIDASGNSDVNWGTKFSLSVDEHDMSMQQMELTVEVYRREPVFLREHLQGTAVIQMKEYFDKFSQGKDPSGVTEETSSFQLRRKKSDKPHGFVDISIRICKEENNRATFSGSQEGLKYPDQVGITLAIEDGPVYNYPPMPSSHFKGYTQDVDHYSNSMPVTAATRPGQSPPGSNYSYQPTMVPPILPHPTSNPSFFTPQYPTRGPVPQTYINVPPRMGGQNSTPNFGMGLGAGALAAGTMIFGENLLSGQSLNTGLDGASLSISNDAPF is encoded by the exons ATGACGAAAATATCAGTCGAGTTCTGCATAATCTCCGCGCGTGGTTTAGGCCGCAGATCAACATTGTTGAATCCACAGTGGTTTTCAGTTGCATGGATTGATCCAAACAGCAAGTACTGCACCAAGATTGACGCATCAGGGAACTCTGATGTGAATTGGGGAACTAAGTTCTCTCTTTCTGTTGATGAACATGATATGAGCATGCAGCAGATGGAACTAACAGTTGAAGTTTACAGGAGAGAGCCCGTATTTCTAAGGGAGCATCTCCAGGGAACTGCAGTCATCCAGATGAAGGAGTACTTTGATAAATTTTCACAGGGCAAGGATCCTTCGGGAGTAACTGAGGAGACTTCAAGTTTTCAGCTTAGgaggaagaagtcagacaaacCCCATGGATTTGTTGATATCTCCATCCGTATCTGCAAGGAAGAAAACAATCGTGCTACGTTCTCAG GATCACAGGAAGGATTGAAGTACCCAGATCAGGTTGGCATCACATTAGCTATAGAAGATGGTCCAGTTTACAATTATCCACCAATGCCTTCCAGTCATTTTAAGGGGTACACCCAAGATGTTGATCATTACAGCAACTCCATGCCAGTGACCGCTGCCACTCGCCCAGGACAATCACCACCAGGAAGCAACTACAGTTACCAACCCACAATGGTTCCACCAATCCTGCCACATCCAACTTCAAACCCCAGTTTCTTTACACCACAGTATCCAACAAGGGGGCCAGTGCCACAGACCTACATAAATGTGCCACCAAGAATGGGAGGTCAAAACAGCACACCGAATTTTGGAATGGGGCTTGGAGCAGGAGCACTGGCTGCAGGAACTATGATATTTGGTGAAAACCTCTTGTCTGGTCAAAGTTTAAATACTGGTCTTGATGGAGCGAGCCTATCAATATCCAACGATGCACCATTCTGA
- the LOC9266068 gene encoding pentatricopeptide repeat-containing protein At3g14730 codes for MAALRVPLRAILATPRAAGPRLLLPLHAHLLVSGRLAASPAALTSLVSLYARAAAPALHRHVAPLLLDRPSPPPLPCFNAGLSLPHPLALAVFRGLRHAYSPDAFSFPPLVSSAPSPPHLLALHALALRCGLAHDLFCASAMLRSCLRFGLADHARRLFGELPRRDVVVWNAMVNGFARLGCFGHAVECFRMMREDGEVEISSFTVTGILSVCTATADLGHGAAVHGLVVKSAFEQEVSVCNALVDLYGKCHKVDDAAMVFEGMADIVKDLFSWNSMLSALHYSADHAGTMKLFSRMRRVAVWPDAVTVAAVLPACAQTAALQVGREVHGYIVTSGLACHGALDSFACNALVDMYAKSGALDEARRIFDRMQQRDVASWNIMIDGYASHGHGKEALELFCQMTEVERLLPDEITLLGALSACSHSGLVEEGKNFLKRMKEEFSLEPQLEHYACVTDMLGRAGRLEEARKVVEDAGDVGVGAWRTYLAACRMHGDKERAQEAARMLMTTEQSESGGWVLLANTYGWEGNFDELEEVRGEMKRRGVQKAAPGCSWVEVGGDDRGSGAVMHAFVSGDRGHPEADMIYEMLHALISWMRDCSHLSNTTPLYSVEHS; via the coding sequence atggcggcgCTGCGCGTCCCGCTCCGCGCGATCCTCGCCACCCCGCgcgcggcggggccgcgcctcctcctcccgctccacgcccacctcctcgtctccggccgcctcgccgcctccccggccgcgctcACCTCCCTCGTCTCGCTctacgcgcgcgccgccgccccggcgcTCCACCGCCACGTCGCCCCGCTCCTCCTGGACCGACCGTCGCCCCCGCCGCTTCCCTGCTTCAACGCGGGGCTCTCCCTGCCCCACCCGCTCGCGCTCGCGGTGTTCCGCGGCCTCCGCCACGCGTACTCCCCGGACGCCTTCTCCTTCCCGCCCCTCGTCTcctccgcgccctcgccgccacaCCTCCTCGCGCTCCACGCCCTCGCGCTCCGCTGCGGCCTCGCGCACGACCTCTTCTGCGCCAGCGCGATGCTCCGCTCGTGCCTCAGGTTTGGACTCGCGGACCACGCTCGCCGCCTGTTCGGCGAATTGCCGCGCCGGGACGTGGTGGTGTGGAACGCGATGGTCAATGGGTTTGCCAGGCTCGGGTGCTTCGGCCACGCCGTGGAGTGCTTCCGGATGATGAGGGAGGACGGTGAGGTCGAGATCAGCAGCTTCACCGTCACCGGCATCCTGTCGGTCTGTACCGCCACAGCGGATTTGGGGCACGGGGCTGCGGTTCATGGGCTAGTGGTGAAGTCCGCGTTTGAACAGGAGGTGTCTGTGTGCAATGCGTTGGTGGATCTTTACGGGAAGTGCCACAAGGTGGATGATGCAGCAATGGTGTTTGAGGGGATGGCGGACATAGTCAAGGATCTGTTCAGCTGGAACTCAATGCTGTCAGCGCTGCATTACTCCGCTGACCATGCTGGGACAATGAAGCTGTTTTCAAGGATGAGACGCGTTGCTGTGTGGCCAGATGCAGTGACCGTTGCGGCTGTTCTTCCTGCATGCGCGCAGACTGCAGCATTGCAGGTGGGAAGGGAAGTGCATGGGTACATTGTAACTAGTGGACTGGCTTGCCATGGCGCGTTGGACTCGTTTGCTTGTAATGCACTGGTGGACATGTATGCCAAGAGTGGGGCTTTGGATGAGGCTCGTCGCATATTTGATCGGATGCAACAGCGGGATGTGGCATCATGGAATATTATGATTGATGGATATGCATCGCACGGGCATGGGAAGGAAGCACTGGAGTTGTTCTGCCAGATGACAGAGGTGGAACGGCTTCTTCCAGATGAGATAACACTGTTGGGGGCATTGTCGGCTTGCAGCCATTCCGGGCTTGTTGAAGAAGGGAAGAATTTTCTGAAGAGAATGAAAGAGGAATTTTCTTTGGAGCCACAGTTAGAGCACTACGCATGTGTGACTGACATGCTTGGGCGTGCAGGGAGGCTGGAGGAGGCTAGAAAGGTAGTAGAGGATGCAGGGGATGTGGGGGTTGGTGCTTGGAGGACATACCTTGCAGCATGCCGGATGCATGGTGATAAGGAGAGAGCCCAAGAGGCAGCTAGGATGCTGATGACGACAGAGCAGTCTGAGAGTGGTGGGTGGGTGCTGCTAGCGAATACATATGGCTGGGAGGGAAACTTTGACGAACTGGAAGAGGTGAGGGGCGAGATGAAACGGCGAGGAGTACAGAAAGCTGCACCAGGCTGCAGCTGGGTTGAGGTGGGTGGAGATGATAGGGGGAGTGGAGCAGTGATGCATGCTTTTGTCAGTGGGGATAGGGGACACCCTGAGGCTGACATGATCTACGAAATGTTACATGCGCTGATAAGTTGGATGAGGGATTGCAGCCACCTGAGTAATACGACCCCATTATATTCAGTAGAACACTCATGA
- the LOC4327495 gene encoding protein PIN-LIKES 6, whose translation MMERSLMEALATAAQGGTVGTSVFDMLKYAVLPIAKVFTVCFMGFLMASKYVNILQPNGRKLLNGLVFSLLLPCLIFSQLGRAITIEKMLQWWYIPVNIVVGAVSGSLIGFVVASIIRPPYPYFKFTVIHIGIGNIGNIPLVLIAALCRDPTNPFGDSDKCNEDGNAYISFGQWVGAIIVYTYVFKMLAPPPGESFDSAEEDILPIKASGDNVVPEKGKYPTSTRTSTVPENEPLLSSEGDKNVSTSLGSKIMGIVRSMVKFLKDKQLLQPPIIASVFAIAIGVVPVLKNFVLTDDAPLFFFTDSCLILGEAMIPCILLAVGGNLVDGPGEGSNRLGVRTTVAIIFARLILVPLAGVGIIVLVDKLGFIPKDDKMFKFVLLLQHSMPTSVLSGAVANLRGCGKESAAILFWVHIFAVFSMAGWIILYLSLLF comes from the exons ATGATGGAGAGGTCGCTGATGGAGGCGCTGGCTACGGCGGCGCAGGGAGGCACCGTGGGGACGTCGGTTTTCGACATGCTCAAGTACGCCGTGCTGCCCATTGCCAAGGTGTTTACCGTCTGTTTCATGGGGTTCCTCATGGCCTCTAAGTATGTCAATATCCTCCAGCCGAACGGCCGCAAGCTTCTCAATGGG CTTGTGTTCTCGCTTCTACTTCCTTGCCTTATATTTTCCCAACTGGGTAGAGCAATCACAATCGAAAAGATGCTGCAATG GTGGTATATTCCAGTAAATATTGTTGTAGGTGCAGTGTCAGGCTCTTTGATTGGCTTTGTGGTGGCTTCTATCATCCGACCACCTTATCCATACTTCAAGTTCACTGTGATTCACATTGGAATAG GGAATATTGGAAATATACCTCTGGTTCTCATTGCAGCATTATGTCGAGATCCCACCAATCCTTTTGGTGACTCTGATAAATGTAATGAAGATGGGAATGCGTATATCTCATTTGGTCAATGG GTTGGTGCAATTATTGTTTACACATATGTGTTCAAGATGCTTGCTCCACCACCTGGTGAATCCTTTGATAGCGCTGAAGAAGATATTCTTCCAATTAAGGCATCTGGAGATAATGTGGTGCCTGAAAAAGGGAAATATCCAACAAGCACTCGCACTAGTACTGTACCTGAAAATGAGCCTTTGTTATCTTCTGAAGGTGATAAAAATGTTTCTACTTCTCTAGGATCGAAG ATAATGGGCATTGTTAGAAGCATGGTTAAGTTCCTAAAAGACAAGCAGCTTCTTCAGCCACCAATTATTGCCTCT GTTTTTGCAATTGCCATTGGTGTTGTTCCAGTCTTGAAGAATTTTGTCCTCACTGATGATGCACCTCTGTTCTTCTTCACAGACAGCTGTCTCATTCTAGG GGAAGCAATGATCCCTTGCATTTTGCTTGCAGTGGGGGGCAATCTTGTCGATG GTCCTGGTGAAGGAAGTAACAGGCTTGGTGTGCGGACAACCGTTGCTATTATTTTTGCACGGCTCATCTTGGTTCCTCTTGCTGGGGTTGGCATCATTGTGTTGGTTGATAAACTTGGTTTCATTCCTAAAGATGACAAAATGTTCAAGTTTGTCTTGCTACTGCAGCATTCTATGCCCACATCTGTGCTGTCAG gtgCTGTTGCAAACCTGAGGGGCTGTGGAAAAGAATCTGCTGCTATCTTGTTCTGGGTGCACATCTTTGCTGTGTTCTCCATGGCAGGATGGATTATTTTGTATTTGAGCTTACTCTTCTAA